A genomic window from Chitinophaga pollutisoli includes:
- a CDS encoding TIGR00730 family Rossman fold protein, translated as MNDQNNGQPDAAQRDAQFREERYFLEGPRSRAREFFFLLKILWEFIRGFRIFHFSPPCIAVFGSARVLPGSPHYDAAVKMGAGIAGLGFAVMTGGGPGIMEAASRGAKEAGGIALGCNIRLPMEQKPNPFLHKYFTSRFFFVRKVLMFKYSYGYVIMPGGIGTLDELFEALTLIQTKKVLDFPVVLFGSQYWEPINTMLTRMLEERMVAQSDLNLFLVTDNIEDALAHIRQTALLKYRAKRTKIFKKFIFLGE; from the coding sequence ATGAACGATCAAAACAATGGCCAACCCGATGCTGCCCAACGTGATGCGCAATTCAGGGAGGAAAGATATTTTCTGGAGGGCCCCCGTTCACGGGCCAGGGAATTCTTTTTTCTCTTGAAAATCCTGTGGGAATTCATTCGCGGCTTCCGGATCTTTCACTTTTCCCCTCCGTGTATCGCGGTGTTCGGCTCGGCGCGGGTATTGCCGGGATCCCCGCATTATGATGCAGCCGTAAAAATGGGGGCCGGCATCGCAGGGCTGGGTTTCGCCGTTATGACAGGCGGCGGCCCCGGAATAATGGAAGCTGCCAGCCGGGGCGCAAAAGAAGCCGGCGGCATCGCCCTGGGCTGCAATATCCGGCTGCCTATGGAACAAAAGCCCAACCCATTTCTGCACAAATATTTTACCTCACGCTTCTTTTTCGTCCGTAAAGTATTAATGTTCAAGTATTCCTATGGATATGTTATCATGCCCGGCGGTATCGGAACACTGGACGAGCTCTTCGAGGCGCTGACACTCATTCAAACCAAAAAGGTGCTCGACTTCCCGGTCGTACTATTCGGCAGCCAATACTGGGAACCCATTAATACCATGCTCACCCGGATGCTGGAGGAAAGAATGGTGGCACAATCCGACCTGAATTTGTTTCTCGTAACAGACAATATCGAAGATGCATTGGCGCATATCCGGCAAACTGCATTGCTGAAATACCGCGCGAAACGTACGAAAATCTTTAAGAAATTCATTTTCCTGGGAGAATAA
- a CDS encoding universal stress protein: protein MKKILATVDALHFSEHELKSYKYIADKARGALTILFLENIAGEAIQYAALESGALDYEGIFAESMKERKEKSLENKKRLQNFCRDSGMDVTLRELPGVPLAEALEESRFADLLLIRNDTTFSVLQDTNPTRFVKDLLVEAQCPVMVVPETTHYIREIYFAYNGTFSSTFAIRQFTQLFADAFSEIPVKVVYIAENGEKKIPNGKLIKEYLNHHYEEVTYHTLEGKPTAELLAITLHNTNGIISLGAYGRSRASRFFHHSDADSILRTANIPIFITHP, encoded by the coding sequence ATGAAAAAGATTCTTGCAACTGTCGATGCGCTGCATTTTTCGGAACATGAGCTAAAAAGTTACAAATATATAGCCGACAAGGCGCGCGGCGCATTAACCATCCTGTTCCTCGAGAACATCGCAGGCGAAGCCATTCAATACGCCGCACTTGAATCCGGCGCTTTGGATTACGAGGGAATTTTCGCCGAAAGTATGAAAGAAAGGAAGGAAAAATCGCTGGAAAACAAAAAGCGGCTGCAAAACTTCTGCCGCGACAGCGGTATGGATGTTACGCTTCGCGAGTTGCCAGGCGTACCGCTGGCGGAAGCCCTCGAAGAAAGCCGGTTTGCCGACTTGCTGCTGATAAGAAACGATACGACGTTTTCCGTTCTCCAGGACACCAACCCTACCCGCTTCGTTAAAGATTTGCTGGTGGAAGCGCAATGTCCTGTGATGGTGGTCCCCGAAACAACGCATTACATCCGTGAGATTTACTTCGCTTATAACGGCACTTTCTCTTCCACCTTCGCGATCCGCCAGTTTACACAGCTATTTGCCGACGCATTCAGCGAAATTCCCGTGAAGGTGGTTTACATCGCGGAAAACGGCGAAAAGAAAATTCCAAACGGCAAACTCATCAAGGAATACCTCAACCATCATTACGAAGAGGTTACATATCATACGCTGGAAGGAAAACCCACGGCGGAACTATTGGCTATAACGCTGCATAACACCAACGGCATTATCTCGCTCGGCGCCTACGGCCGCAGCCGTGCATCACGGTTCTTTCACCACAGCGATGCAGATTCCATTCTGCGCACGGCCAACATTCCCATATTTATCACCCATCCATAA
- a CDS encoding universal stress protein, translating into MRKILYLADAYKIDRHPLEFAGFVCNLLNSPLSAFLVELAPHDAAAESALREEIVCSGVQVRRDAPIGELRDACVQRNLDVFKHACEEVGINAVPQVLSNHVADAVLMECRYADLLLIDPAMSLGIASPAHPPSFARNLLSQAECPVILMPERFDGLEEIVFAYDGSPSAVFAIKHFCAIFPRLGDRKLTVLTAHGDAKVTKKEIQLMSAWLRANFRQVDFVSVGEDSRAALMDYVLGNDKLMVVMGAYGRSGWSSFFSSSHADPLATYVSKALFISHA; encoded by the coding sequence ATGAGAAAGATACTGTATTTGGCGGACGCGTATAAGATCGACCGGCATCCACTCGAATTCGCGGGCTTCGTCTGCAACCTGCTGAACTCCCCGCTTTCTGCTTTTCTCGTAGAGCTGGCGCCGCACGATGCTGCCGCCGAGTCTGCCCTGCGGGAAGAGATAGTTTGCAGCGGAGTCCAGGTACGCAGGGATGCGCCAATCGGTGAACTGCGGGATGCATGTGTGCAACGGAACCTCGATGTTTTCAAACATGCCTGCGAAGAGGTGGGCATCAATGCCGTTCCACAGGTGCTCAGTAATCATGTGGCGGATGCGGTATTAATGGAATGCCGGTACGCAGATTTGTTGTTGATTGATCCCGCCATGAGCTTGGGTATTGCTTCGCCGGCTCATCCGCCGTCGTTCGCAAGAAATTTATTATCGCAGGCGGAATGCCCGGTTATTCTCATGCCAGAAAGGTTTGATGGCCTGGAAGAAATCGTGTTCGCTTACGATGGCAGCCCGTCGGCCGTTTTCGCCATCAAGCATTTTTGTGCGATATTTCCCAGGTTGGGGGATAGAAAACTAACGGTCCTGACGGCGCACGGAGATGCAAAGGTGACCAAGAAGGAAATCCAGCTGATGTCGGCATGGCTCAGGGCAAATTTCCGGCAGGTGGATTTTGTAAGTGTGGGGGAAGATAGCCGGGCGGCCCTGATGGATTATGTATTGGGAAACGACAAACTCATGGTGGTGATGGGCGCCTATGGCCGCAGCGGTTGGTCTTCCTTCTTTTCGTCCAGCCACGCTGATCCGCTGGCCACGTATGTATCCAAAGCGTTGTTTATTAGTCATGCCTGA
- a CDS encoding response regulator, with protein sequence MPTILVIEDSPDVLANITEILELDNYEVLNAKDGLEGIRVATEKKPDLIICDICMPLLDGYGVLHMLQKREEAWSTPFIFLSAMSAKSEIRKGMELGADDYIVKPFDSLELLNAVEIRLKKSKKLRSAFSPDISGLRSLLTVANGTSLLEELREGRNTNTYKKKQLVWSMGNHPTYLYFIQKGRIKTSLHNDEGKEIITRVYGPGEFLGYKALLENKVYDDEAEAIEPAEVALIPRNDFESLAYSNMDVVRKFIQLLTANLSENQHHLLGMAYNSLRKRVADALLYLHHRCANEGGLATGLDIGRDNIAAIAGVAKESLIRTLGDFRDENSIEIRNGAIFIKDVRKLERMVN encoded by the coding sequence ATGCCTACAATTCTTGTCATCGAAGACAGCCCCGATGTATTGGCAAACATTACAGAAATCCTTGAACTGGACAATTACGAAGTACTAAACGCTAAAGACGGACTGGAAGGAATCAGGGTTGCGACCGAAAAAAAACCTGATCTGATTATCTGCGACATTTGCATGCCGTTGCTTGACGGCTATGGCGTATTGCATATGCTGCAGAAACGGGAAGAGGCCTGGAGCACGCCTTTTATTTTCCTCAGCGCCATGTCCGCCAAATCAGAAATCCGGAAGGGGATGGAATTAGGGGCCGACGATTACATCGTAAAGCCTTTCGATTCCCTGGAACTGTTGAACGCCGTGGAAATCAGGCTGAAGAAAAGCAAGAAACTCCGGTCAGCGTTCTCGCCGGATATTTCCGGCCTCCGGTCACTGCTCACAGTAGCCAACGGTACCTCATTGCTGGAGGAACTTCGCGAAGGCCGGAACACGAATACTTATAAGAAGAAACAGTTGGTCTGGTCGATGGGCAACCATCCGACATATCTCTATTTTATTCAGAAAGGCCGGATAAAAACCAGCCTCCATAACGACGAGGGTAAGGAAATTATTACGCGCGTATATGGCCCGGGCGAGTTCCTCGGATACAAAGCCCTGCTGGAAAACAAGGTTTACGACGACGAAGCGGAAGCCATCGAGCCCGCGGAAGTGGCATTGATACCGCGGAACGATTTCGAATCATTGGCATACAGCAATATGGACGTTGTCCGGAAATTCATTCAGCTGCTGACGGCCAACCTGTCTGAAAACCAGCATCATTTGCTGGGCATGGCTTATAACTCACTGCGTAAGCGGGTCGCCGACGCTTTGCTTTACCTTCATCATAGGTGCGCCAATGAGGGAGGACTGGCAACCGGACTGGATATCGGGAGGGACAATATCGCCGCAATCGCCGGCGTGGCCAAAGAATCCCTTATCCGTACGTTGGGCGATTTTCGCGACGAAAACAGCATCGAAATCCGGAACGGGGCGATTTTCATCAAAGATGTCCGCAAGCTGGAACGAATGGTGAACTGA
- a CDS encoding flavodoxin domain-containing protein — MKGLIVYKGKYGATMQYGIWLGAALHCPVAKSDFVRPEQITQADYLLIGTSVYIGQLQIKQWLQVNLPLLEGKRIIFFVIAGGIPDKPGEVRSYYEKCVPASLRETATCFYLPGRLNYGLLSLKDKLLLRIGAWFAARKGQKIGLADYNHVQREHLAPVIEAARLLEATYSDPQKTAL; from the coding sequence ATGAAAGGATTGATCGTTTATAAAGGTAAATATGGTGCAACGATGCAATATGGCATCTGGTTAGGCGCCGCGTTGCATTGTCCTGTCGCCAAGTCGGATTTCGTAAGGCCGGAACAGATCACACAAGCCGATTATCTCCTGATCGGGACCAGTGTATATATCGGGCAACTACAAATTAAACAATGGCTGCAAGTTAACCTGCCGTTACTGGAGGGAAAACGGATCATCTTTTTCGTAATTGCCGGCGGTATACCGGACAAGCCCGGCGAAGTACGATCCTACTACGAGAAATGCGTGCCGGCCAGTCTCCGGGAAACTGCAACATGTTTTTACCTTCCGGGACGGCTAAACTACGGGCTTCTTTCGCTGAAAGACAAACTGTTATTACGTATCGGCGCGTGGTTCGCCGCCAGGAAAGGTCAAAAGATCGGGCTAGCCGACTATAACCATGTGCAACGGGAACACCTGGCTCCCGTGATCGAGGCAGCCAGGCTGCTGGAAGCGACTTACTCCGATCCGCAAAAAACGGCATTATGA